Proteins encoded together in one Microplitis mediator isolate UGA2020A chromosome 7, iyMicMedi2.1, whole genome shotgun sequence window:
- the LOC130672050 gene encoding uncharacterized protein LOC130672050, which yields MAMAMEPICDKKSTRCLKIPLKSTEQIYLIFLIPTLVSCCIYMINFASDLVVAIQHFRESNPVWGGLTIGFMYAPAIAYFVLTVSRPDWWMTEDQKLSRGVVAWFFIQLCQLIAFPFFALYRFAGQIVVIVDAILLSGDERNKSLSVAAAPAAIELYFFLQSWFQAAPQAIFQIHLLLRERYTIRTYQSIVVQVLCIFTSIVVLAVQTASFQRFESQRANGRRLPWAMWLKKYRLQELGNLDEKKPLKPPSPSQNLEINLNPAAVSSESPAIQETELHRVTLERQISSTPPLPPKNAQIIPPPAPLRGITSVTPLPVPEMQAPPRPDSVIRESLEADPSSEDPGKSTERIINNESSPQTQSRWRSLRLPRRVDSIKIVEEDDPVGKFVAFIWWFCFILARIFAIALFYEFYPLWLSGVIGLHYAIMLSYLFYYAKDFNITTFIVNLWLGSVYIISIIEYRVKFKYADKWLLFYHIFVILQNTIMTVTWFTLEDWDGFWYTYMFYAIFVSMGLCIISVGVYQVVLKPRQRRIYAS from the exons atggcgatGGCAATGGAACcgatttgtgataaaaaatcaaCACGTTGTTTGAAGATACCTCTGAAATCAACAGAACAAATTTatctgatatttttaataccgaCGTTGGTGAGCTGCTGCATTTATATGATCAATTTTGCGAGTGATCTAGTTGTCGCGATTCAGCATTTTCGCGAAAGCAACCCAGTATGGGGCGGTCTGACAATTGGATTCATGTATGCACCGGCAATTGCCTATTTTGTATTGACGGTCTCACGTCCTGACTGGTGGATGACTGAGGATCAAAAACTATCACGAGGTGTCGTCGCTtggttttttattcaattatgtCAACTTATTGCTTTTCCATTCTTCGCTTTGTAcag ATTCGCTGGTCAAATAGTTGTGATAGTAGACGCAATTTTACTGAGCGGtgatgaaagaaataaatcatTGAGTGTCGCCGCAGCACCAGCAGCTATCgagttgtatttttttttacaatcatgGTTTCAAGCAGCACCTCAAGCTATTTTTCAAATCCACTTATTGTTAAGAGAGCGATACACTATACGCACATATCAATCGa TTGTTGTTCAAGTGCTTTgtatttttacttcaattgTTGTACTGGCGGTTCAAACGGCATCGTTTCAAAGATTTGAAAGCCAAAGAGCTAATGGTCGACGACTACCATGGGCAAtgtggttaaaaaaatatcgattacag GAACTTGGAAATTTGGACGAAAAGAAACCATTGAAGCCGCCATCGCCGTCACAGAACCtcgagataaatttaaatcccgCGGCAGTGTCATCAGAATCACCAGCAATACAAGAGACTGAGTTGCACCGCGTGACTTTAGAGCGGCAAATATCATCAACGCCACCGCTGCCACCAAAAAATGCCCAGATAATTCCTCCCCCAGCTCCACTCAGAGGAATCACCAGCGTGACACCTCTGCCGGTTCCTGAAATGCAGGCGCCTCCGCGCCCGGACTCAGTGATCCGGGAGTCTCTGGAAGCGGATCCATCGTCCGAAGACCCAGGGAAATCTACCGAGAGGATAATAAACAACGAATCAAGTCCCCAGACTCAGAGTCGCTGGCGCAGTTTGCGTCTCCCTCGTCGTGTCGACTCGATAAAAATAGTCGAGGAAGACGACCCCGTTGGTAAATTCGTCGCGTTTATCTGGTGGTTTTGCTTCATCCTCGCTCGCATATTCGCGATTGCGCTGTTCTACGAGTTCTATCCTCTCTGGCTGTCAGGAGTAATTGGTCTCCATTACGCCATCATGCTCAGCTATCTATTTTACTACGCAAAAGACTTCAACATCACAACTTTTATTGTTAATCTATGGCTTGGCTCCGTTTATATTATCAGTATTATCGAGTATcgcgttaaatttaaatatgccGACAAGTGGTTGCTATTTTACCATATTTTTGTTATCCTACAAAATACAATTATGACCGTCACTTGGTTTACTCTTGAAGACTGGGACGGTTTCTGGTACACTTACATGTTTTATGCAATTTTTGTCAGCATGGGACTTTGTATTATTTCCGTTGGTGTCTACCAGGTTGTCCTTAAACCCAGACAACGCCGTATTTACGCCAgctaa